A stretch of Panthera tigris isolate Pti1 chromosome E2, P.tigris_Pti1_mat1.1, whole genome shotgun sequence DNA encodes these proteins:
- the PSENEN gene encoding gamma-secretase subunit PEN-2 isoform X1: protein MWQRLPSGGNRFHWGVVVRDPCTCHLGSRLGSCPYRPSGRLRLSATMNLERVSNEEKLNLCRKYYLGGFAFLPFLWLVNIFWFFREAFLVPAYTEQSQIKGYVWRSAVGFLFWVIVLATWITIFQIYRPRWGALGDYLSFTIPLGTP, encoded by the exons ATGTGGCAAAGGCTTCCAAGCGGAGGAAATAGGTTCCACTG GGGCGTGGTTGTTCGCGATCCCTGCACCTGTCACCTGGGGTCAAGGCTCGGCTCTTGCCCTTACAGACCCTCGGGACGACTCCGCCTCAGCGCAACTATGAACTTGGAGCGGGTGTCCAACGAGGAGAAGCTAAATCTGTGCCGGAAGTACTACCTGG gtGGGTTTgctttcctgccttttctctgGTTGGTCAACATCTTCTGGTTCTTCCGAGAGGCGTTCCTAGTCCCGGCGTACACAGAGCAGAGCCAAATCAAAGGCT ATGTCTGGCGCTCAGCTGTGGGCTTCCTCTTCTGGGTGATTGTACTCGCAACCTGGATCACCATCTTCCAGATCTACCGGCCCCGTTGGGGCGCCCTTGGTGACTATCTCTCCTTCACCATACCCCTAGGTACCCCCTGA
- the PSENEN gene encoding gamma-secretase subunit PEN-2 isoform X2 — MNLERVSNEEKLNLCRKYYLGGFAFLPFLWLVNIFWFFREAFLVPAYTEQSQIKGYVWRSAVGFLFWVIVLATWITIFQIYRPRWGALGDYLSFTIPLGTP; from the exons ATGAACTTGGAGCGGGTGTCCAACGAGGAGAAGCTAAATCTGTGCCGGAAGTACTACCTGG gtGGGTTTgctttcctgccttttctctgGTTGGTCAACATCTTCTGGTTCTTCCGAGAGGCGTTCCTAGTCCCGGCGTACACAGAGCAGAGCCAAATCAAAGGCT ATGTCTGGCGCTCAGCTGTGGGCTTCCTCTTCTGGGTGATTGTACTCGCAACCTGGATCACCATCTTCCAGATCTACCGGCCCCGTTGGGGCGCCCTTGGTGACTATCTCTCCTTCACCATACCCCTAGGTACCCCCTGA
- the U2AF1L4 gene encoding splicing factor U2AF 26 kDa subunit → MAEYLASIFGTEKDKVNCSFYFKIGACRHGDRCSRLHNKPTFSQTIVLLNLYRNPQNTAQTADGSHCHVSDVEVQEHYDNFFEEVFTELQEKYGEIEEMNVCDNLGDHLVGNVYVKFRREEDAERAVAELNNRWFNGQAVHAELSPVTDFRESCCRQYEMGECTRGGFCNFMHLRPISRNLRRQLYGRGPRRRSPPRSHTGHRPRERNRRRSPDHRHGRF, encoded by the exons ATGGCTGAATATTTAGCTTCGATATTCGGGACTGAGAAGGACAA GGTTAACTGCTCTTTTTACTTTAAGATCGGGGCCTGCCGGCACGGGGACCGGTGCTCCCGGCTTCACAACAAACCGACTTTCAGCCAG ACCATAGTGCTGCTCAACCTGTACCGGAATCCACAGAACACCGCCCAAACCGCAGACGGATCACACT gtcACGTGAGCGACGTGGAGGTGCAAGAACACTATGATAACTTCTTCGAG GAAGTGTTCACGGAGCTGCAGGAGAAGTACGGGGAGATCGAAGAGATGAATGTGTGCGACAACCTGGGGGACCACCTCGTGGGCAATGTCTACGTCAAG TTTCGGCGTGAGGAGGATGCAGAGCGGGCAGTGGCTGAACTCAATAACCGCTGGTTCAATGGGCAGGCAGTGCATGCTGAGCTGTCTCCTGTCACTGACTTCCGGGAGTCGTGCTGTCGGCAATACGAGATGGG GGAATGTACCCGGGGTGGCTTCTGCAACTTCATGCACCTTCGGCCCATCTCCCGGAATCTTCGACGTCAGCTGTATGGGCGAGGACCCAGGCGCAG GTCACCCCCAAGGTCCCATACTGGTCACCGCCCCCGAGAAAGAAACCGAAGACGTTCCCCAGACCACCGGCATGGCCGCTTCTGA